The genomic stretch AGTGTGGGCCTCTCGTGCCGATTGGCTAAAGGGTTACTGAGCGTTCAGCGCTCTATCCAGGACCGACGCAAACTGGGTTGCAATTTCCGGCCGGGTGAACTGTTTTGCATGCGCGCTGGCCTGCCATTCGGCCACCTTCTGCTTCAAATCTTTCTCTTGTTCGAGAACATCATCCATCGCGTGTGCAATGGCGGTACGGTCACGAGGATCTACTCCGATGGCAAAAGGATGCTCATCGAAAAATCCGTCAATGGCGGCCCCCTTTGGATAAATGATCGGCAGGCCTGCGAACAAAGCCTCGATAAAGGAGAGGCCGAAGGTTTCTCGCTTCGATGGCATGACGAAAGCACTCGCCCGATTGAGCCGGTCGGCAACCTTGTTCCGTGAGAGCGCACCCTCGAACGAGATATTTGCGGCGCCCCTCGTTTCTTTCAGCGCCGATGCCAAATCCTTATCCGAGCCGCCGCCGATCACGGCAATCGGAGGCGCCTTGCTACCTCTCGCCAGCAGCCTGGAAGCGCCAGCGATCCCTGCGAGGTTCTTGCCGCGCGCATTGGCGAGATGGAACATCGTGACCAGTCCGCTCCCCGATGCAGCAGACGGGCGCGCGTGGTCGAGATCGGTAGGGCAGGGTATGATCCGGACCCCGCCCGATCGTTTGCCGAGCAGGTTCTCGACCCGCTCCAGTGACCAGGGCGCGAAGGAGACGACCGCAGCCGCCTCATGAAAAATCCGCGCGAATTCGCGGCGCAGGTCTGGCCTCGCGAGGAGTATCTTCAGATCGGTGTTGCCCTGGATGGTGATCCCGTACGGCAATTGGTTTTCGCGGGCTGCATAGGCGACGGCCAGCCCTTCGATAGTCAGTTTGTGAGCCCACAACAGTCCTGGCCGAAGTGCTTCGATTTCGTGGAGCAACTGCGCGCCCAGCCTCCGAAGCATCATGCGATGCAATATCCCAAGCGGAGGGGCTGTGTATTCCCATGCTTCGCCATGATCGAAAGAGATGCGCCGGGTGACCGGTTGGGAAGCGATGACGCCAAAGGGCCCGCTTGCGGTCGGGCTGGCCCGGTTGATCGAAATGACACGATGACCGAACCGATCCGATGTCAGGTCGAGCAGGCGCCTGATCACTTCGGTCTTGTTTGCAGCTATCGGGTCAGGGAAATCGCCCGTGACATGCAGGATCATGCGGCCGCCTCAGGCCGGGGCGGCTTCGCGATAGGTGTAATACTGGTACTCGTATCCGTAGTATTGTCCGGCCAGCAGCGCGCGATACTTGGTCATGACGATGCCAGGGATATAGGCGCCGGCATGAAGCAGGCGGCGGATCGCCGTACGGGCCTGTGACTGGTCGATCGCATTCGCCTCGAGCACGAAGACAGTCGCATCCACATGGCGCGACAGCAATGGCGCATCGGCAATGCCCATCACCGGTGAAGAATCGAAGATTATCCGGTCGAAATGCTCGCCCTGCTCATCGAGGAACTTCGTCAGCAGATCGGAAGACAAAAGCTCGACCGGATTGTCGGGTGCCTTCCCTCCGGGAAGAACCGTCAACCGCTCGGCAGTGCCCTGCAACTGGACGTCTGCAAGCGCGGCTTCACCTTTCAGAACGTCCGCGAAGCCTTTCTCGGGTCGCTTGTCCGCGATCAGTTTCGACAGGCCCGGCCGGCGCAAGTCGGCATCGACCAGCAGCGTGCGATAGCCGAGCTGGGCGAACTGGTTGGCAACCACCATCGATGTGGTCGATTTGCCTTCGGAGGCCTGGCTGCTGGTGAATTGCAGGACCCTGGAATCTGCGGGCAGGGCGTGTTCGATCGAACTGACGATCGAGGCGTAGGACTCGCTGAGTGCGCTGAAGGGCTGGGCGATTTCTTCGCGCAGGTTTTCGTTCTCGATGAACGGCGTGTGCCCGAGCAGCGGCAATCCGAGGCGTTCTTCGACTTCTTCGAGCGTCCGCAGCCGGTCGTCGAAAATTTCCCGTAGGATCGCAAGGCCGAAGGCCGAAGCAAGGCCGATGGCGATCGCGGCAAGCATGTTGCGCCACAGATTGGGCGTGACCGGCACCGTCGGGACGATCGCTGCGTCGAGCTTCGTGATCGAGCCTTCCTTGACGTTGGCGGCGGTCGAAATCTCGTTGAAGCGCGCAAGCAGGCTGGCCAGTTGCCCACGCAGCGCACGCGCTTCCCGGTCGAGCAAGTTGTACTGCACCCGGCGGTCCTGCTCGGCGAGCGATTCGCCCGTAACATTCTTCATTTCCGCGGCCAGAGCCTGTTCCTGGCGGCGAGCGATATCATACTCGTTGCGGACCGATGCCTTTATTTCCGATCCCGTACGGGCAATCTGCCGGTCGAGTTCCGCGATCTGCGCCCGCGCTTCGACGACAGTCGGGTAATTGTCATCGTAGCGCTGCTGGAGATCGACAAGCTCGGCCGCCTTGGTCGACCGTTGTTCGACGAGTGCCTGTACCACCTGGCTTTGCTGAACGCCCGGCAACTGAGCAGCCGGAAGGCCGGAAACGGTCCTCCAGCGCTGCTCGGCGGCGATGCGGCGGGCCCTTGCATCGGTGTAATTCTGGTTGATCGAAATGAGGTTCGATGCGGTAATCGTCGCTGCTTCGGATTCTGCTTCGTCGATCCCGCCGGTCGCGAGCGGCTTTACGATCCCGCTCTTGCGGGCATAGGCATTGGCCGCGAGCTCTGCATCCTGCAGTTTTCCGCGAACATCCGCGATCTGCTCCTGCAGGTAATCTTGCGCGTAGGCATTCGCGTCCAGGCTGCGGCGCATATCGTCGAGGACGAAATTGTCGGCATAGGCATTGGCGATTTCGGCGGCCAGCACCGGGTCCGGCGATCGGTACTCGATCGACATGATGCGGGAATCGAACGGGACGATGGCGGTAACGCCGCCCTGGAGCATGTCGACCACGGTCTCGCGCTTTTGACGTTCCCATGCGCGCTCGTCGGCTCCATTCGGCTTCGCGCCATCCATGCCTTCGGGCAGGAAACCCGCGCGCTCGGTCAACTTGAGCGAATCGGCAACGCGGTAGGCGAGATTGCGGCTTTCGACGACATTGCCGAGCGTGATGAAATAGCGACCGATCTCATTTGCCGGGACGACCGGGGCAAGATCCTGCCCTTCGACGATATTATTGCCATAGGGTTCGATCCGCACGGTCGATGCCGCCTTGTAGATCGGTGTCATGAGCAGCGTTGCGAAGAGGGCGGCAAGGATAACCAGTGCGAACGTCACGGCCATCACGTAACGTTGGCGATAAAGAAATCCCTTCAGCGCCGGCAGGGTCAGTGCCCGGTTCTGGCCGCCGTCTGCGTTGCTGTTGGGCAAGAAGCGATCGAGCCAAAATTCGCTTTTTCCGCCGCCGGGACCGATATGCTTGGCTTCGTTCATCGACCCACCCTACCAGTTGACGTTCGTGAAGAGGCCAAAGGCCGGAAGCGCGCGAAGGAGGTCCTGCCAGAATTGCGAAAGACCCGAGGTGCCGACCACGACCCGATCTCCGGGCTCGAGAACCGGATCGATCATTGTCCCCTGGCTGACCGCTCGGTAATCGAACTTGGCGACCATCATGCCGCCTTCGCCGCGACGGAATATCGCAACCTGCTTGAGATTGGCGATGCGGGTCGGCCCGTTGGCGAGCGCAATTGCTGAAGACAACCTGTCGCCCGGCTCGAATTCGAAAACGCCGGGATCGTCGACCCCGCCTTCGACCGTTACCCGGTGCGAGGCTGCATCGGTCAGGTTCACAGCCACCTCAGGGCGTTTCAGTCCGGCCACGCGCAACCTGTCGGCTATGATCGATGACAGTTCGCCCGGGGTAGTACCTTGGACCATGATCTGCCCGATCACGGGAAAGACGATCGTCCCGTCGAGACCGACCGGAACGCTTTCGACCGAAAGTTCGGGCTCACGATAAACCAGCACGGAAATCATGTCGGCCGGTCGCAAGCGATAGATCGGGTCTGCTTCTGTCTCGTAGGCTTCCTGGCCCATGTCGGGCGTCGGCAAAGTGGCCGTCGGCCCGACGGCCGGCGGCGGCATCGTGCCGCATGCGGAAATTGCGCACCCCAACGGGAGGAGCAGCAGCGCCTGCTTCATGCGTTTCAAGCCTCGATCCGATCCCGTGTTTCGCATTGGCGAATGTCGATCCTGTTCAAGCGACGTCGACAAATTGGCCCCAGCGATCCCACCCGCGCATGAACCAAGTCCGATTCGCCGCACAGTGTAGGAAATTGCCCTGCTTTTTTCACCGCGAAAGACCGATAAATGCCCCGAATTCTTTGCTTCGGGAGCCGGGTTGCGGATTTGATCGCGATGCCGTCTGAATATATTGCCCGGTCTCACTTCGATCAGCAGGTTTGCGGCATTGGAAAACAGTTTCACGCCTTCTTTTCTCAGCATCATTGCCGCCGGGTTTTACGTGATGGTCGCGATCTTTTGCGGGCGCGCCAGCGCAAAGGCGCAGCAATATCGCCGGAGCTGGATTGTTCTCGCCGCCGTCTTCGTGCTCCTGGCAGCCAGCCGGATGCTTAGCGTGGAAGATATCCTTCGCGATGGACTGCGTGAGATACTGCGCGCTGACGAGCTTTATGAAACACGCCGCGCGATCCAGTGGCCGATAGCGATTATCGCGCTTTCGGTCCTGGCAATGGTGGCGGGGTGGCAGGCGAAAACCTTCGCCGCTACTCAATCGCGTCGCGGTCGCATCGTCAGGCTCGCGATATTGGCGACCTATGGCATGGTCGGCTTGATTGCGTTGCGGATGATTTCTCTCGGGCCAATCGACCATTTCCTGAACGGTCCGCTGAAGCTCAACTGGATCCTCGACATGGGATTCAGTCTGGCCGTTCTGCTGGCGTCAATCAGATATGCTGCTTTGCCGAAATCAGGAGAACGCGTCAGGCGCTAAGACGTGATGGCTGCGCCTGATGGCGCTCGGCAATCGCTTCGGCGATGCGCATGGCAGCCTTTCCATCGCCATAGGGATTGTGCGCGCGCGACATCGCTTCATACGCGGCAGGATCGTCCAGCAGTCTGGTCGCTTCGGCCAGAATCCGGGCCGGATCGGTCGCTACCAGCTTGGCCGTTCCGGCGGCAATGCCCTCGGGCCTTTCGGTGGTGTCGCGCATCACGAGCACCGGCTTGCCCAGGCTTGGCGCTTCTTCCTGAACCCCGCCGCTATCGGTCAGGATCAGGTCCGACGCCTCCATCATGGCGACGAAGTTCGGGTAGTCGAGCGGCTCGATCAGGGCGATGTTCGCGTTCCCGTCCAGCATGGCGTGCATGACCCCGCCGACATTCGGGTTGGGGTGGACGGGATAGATGATGGCGACGTCGTCGCGGTTCGCCAGTTCGGCAAGGGCGGAGGCAATGTTGCGCATTCCCTGGCCGAAGTTCTCGCGGCGGTGCGCCGTCACGGCAATGATCCGCTTGCCTGCAAAGCGCGCCTTCAGCGGCGCGACAGCAGGGGCGAGTGACGTATCGGCAGTAATGCGCGACTTCATCCAGAGCAGGGCGTCGATGACAGTGTTGCCGGTCACGAAGACGTTTGCCGGATCGACAGTTTCGGAAATCAGCGCATCGGCAGAGGCCTGCGTCGGTGCGAAATGCATGTCGGCGATCACGCCTGTGACCCTGCGATTGCCCTCTTCCGGCCAAGGCGAATAAATATCGCCGCTACGCAAGCCGGCTTCGACATGGCCGACCGGGATCTGCCTGAAATAGCAGGCCAGCGTGACCATCATGGTCGTCAGTGTATCGCCGTGCACCAGCACGCGGTCGGGCTTGGTCTTGTCCAGAGCCTCGCCAAAGTGGGTGATGATACGGGCGGACAGCGCGTCCAGGCTTTGCCCCGGCTGCATCAGGTCGAGATCGATGTCGGGTGTAATTCCTGAAATGGCGAGGACCTGGTCGAGCATCTCGCGATGCTGTGCTGTCACCGCTACCTGAGTGTCGAACTGACCGGTCTTGCGAAGCGCATCGACCACGGGAAACATCTTGATCGCTTCAGGACGTGTCCCGAAGGTGACGAGGATTTTCGTCTTGTTCACGAGGTTTCCTTCAGTCCTTCAACATTCCGCGCGTGTCATAGACCATCTTGCCCGCCAGCGATGCAAGATCGAGGTGCTTGAACCCGTCGTGATCGACGAGGATGACGACGATGCCTGCATCGTCGAGCGCAGTGTCGAGCGACGTCTTGGTCGCGCCTGATCCGTCAAAACCACGCGGCAGTTCGTCCGCATAGGGTTCGACAATCAACAATCGCTCGCCCTCGTCTTGCGCGATTTCGAGCGCGATTTCGAGCGCCGGGCTTTCGCGGAAGTCGTCGATATTGGGTTTGAAAGCGAGGCCGAGCAGCGCGACTTTCGCTTCCGGAGCAGCAGCCATCAGAGCGCGGATGCGGTCGGCAGTATGGTGCGCCTTGTGATCGTTGACCTCGCGGGCGGTGCGGATGAGGCGCGCTTGTTTGGGAGCGCTCGCTACGAGGAACCACGGATCGACGGCGATGCAATGGCCGCCGACGCCTGGGCCCGGCTGAAGGATGTTGACGCGGGGATGACGGTTGGCGAGGCGGATAACGTCCCACACATCGATACCGATCTCGTCAGCCACCATCGAAAGCTCGTTGGCAAAGGCGATATTCACGTCGCGGAAGCTGTTTTCAACCAGCTTCACCGTTTCTGCGACGCGGGCATTCGTGACCAGGCATTCGCCCTTCACGAAGCTGCGGTAAAGCGTCGCGGCTTTTTCCGCGCATGCTTCGGTAACGCCGCCGATGACACGGTCGTTTGACACGAGTTCGGTCACGATCTTGCCGGGCAGGACGCGTTCGGGACAATAGGCAAGGGCAATATCGCCCGAGCTGTCATCGCCAAAGGATGGCACGGCCAGGTCAGGACGCATCTCGGAAATGATTTCGCCGACACGCTCGGTCGTGCCGATGGGGGATGTGCTCTCGACGATAACGCATGCTCCCTTCGAGAGGGCAGGAGCAATCGCGCGGGCGGCCGCTTCGACGAAGGAGATGTCGGGCTTTGCCCCGGGTGCCAGCGGCGTCGGAACCGCGATCATGTAGAAATGCGCGCGCGGTACGGTGGTCGAGGCGACCAACCTGTCGGCATCGACTGCTTCATGGACGAGGCGGTCGAGGTCGCGTTCTTCGATGTGCACACCGCCAGAGTTGACGGTTTCGACCACGCGTTGCGAGACATCGACCCCGCATACCGACCAGCCATAGCTCGCCAGCACGGCCGCCGTCGGCAACCCGATGTAACCAAGCCCGATGACAGCAACCTGATGGTCATAGGCCGGTTCCGGCCACGTTTTGATGACAGCTTCCATGACGCGCATCCATGGCGCCTTGGTCTCAAAAACTGGTTAATTCGGCCCGGTTTTTCATGCTGCAACGCTAGGATTTGTGCGGTTTGGTGTCGGTTAACGTGTGCCGCCTTCGTGGATGAACTCCGCGACAGCATCGACAAGCTGGCGTGCGCCCCGGTTTTCCGCAGTCGAAATATCGCCAGCGGCAAGGCCTTTGGCGATGGCGCCGGGAAGCTCTGCTTCGTCCATCGCAATGAAAACGCCCGGTTTGCCGACCAGTTTCCTGGCCGTCGCGAGCTGGTG from Altererythrobacter epoxidivorans encodes the following:
- a CDS encoding glycosyltransferase family 4 protein; translated protein: MLHEIEALRPGLLWAHKLTIEGLAVAYAARENQLPYGITIQGNTDLKILLARPDLRREFARIFHEAAAVVSFAPWSLERVENLLGKRSGGVRIIPCPTDLDHARPSAASGSGLVTMFHLANARGKNLAGIAGASRLLARGSKAPPIAVIGGGSDKDLASALKETRGAANISFEGALSRNKVADRLNRASAFVMPSKRETFGLSFIEALFAGLPIIYPKGAAIDGFFDEHPFAIGVDPRDRTAIAHAMDDVLEQEKDLKQKVAEWQASAHAKQFTRPEIATQFASVLDRALNAQ
- a CDS encoding GumC family protein, coding for MNEAKHIGPGGGKSEFWLDRFLPNSNADGGQNRALTLPALKGFLYRQRYVMAVTFALVILAALFATLLMTPIYKAASTVRIEPYGNNIVEGQDLAPVVPANEIGRYFITLGNVVESRNLAYRVADSLKLTERAGFLPEGMDGAKPNGADERAWERQKRETVVDMLQGGVTAIVPFDSRIMSIEYRSPDPVLAAEIANAYADNFVLDDMRRSLDANAYAQDYLQEQIADVRGKLQDAELAANAYARKSGIVKPLATGGIDEAESEAATITASNLISINQNYTDARARRIAAEQRWRTVSGLPAAQLPGVQQSQVVQALVEQRSTKAAELVDLQQRYDDNYPTVVEARAQIAELDRQIARTGSEIKASVRNEYDIARRQEQALAAEMKNVTGESLAEQDRRVQYNLLDREARALRGQLASLLARFNEISTAANVKEGSITKLDAAIVPTVPVTPNLWRNMLAAIAIGLASAFGLAILREIFDDRLRTLEEVEERLGLPLLGHTPFIENENLREEIAQPFSALSESYASIVSSIEHALPADSRVLQFTSSQASEGKSTTSMVVANQFAQLGYRTLLVDADLRRPGLSKLIADKRPEKGFADVLKGEAALADVQLQGTAERLTVLPGGKAPDNPVELLSSDLLTKFLDEQGEHFDRIIFDSSPVMGIADAPLLSRHVDATVFVLEANAIDQSQARTAIRRLLHAGAYIPGIVMTKYRALLAGQYYGYEYQYYTYREAAPA
- a CDS encoding polysaccharide biosynthesis/export family protein, whose amino-acid sequence is MKQALLLLPLGCAISACGTMPPPAVGPTATLPTPDMGQEAYETEADPIYRLRPADMISVLVYREPELSVESVPVGLDGTIVFPVIGQIMVQGTTPGELSSIIADRLRVAGLKRPEVAVNLTDAASHRVTVEGGVDDPGVFEFEPGDRLSSAIALANGPTRIANLKQVAIFRRGEGGMMVAKFDYRAVSQGTMIDPVLEPGDRVVVGTSGLSQFWQDLLRALPAFGLFTNVNW
- the wecB gene encoding non-hydrolyzing UDP-N-acetylglucosamine 2-epimerase translates to MFPVVDALRKTGQFDTQVAVTAQHREMLDQVLAISGITPDIDLDLMQPGQSLDALSARIITHFGEALDKTKPDRVLVHGDTLTTMMVTLACYFRQIPVGHVEAGLRSGDIYSPWPEEGNRRVTGVIADMHFAPTQASADALISETVDPANVFVTGNTVIDALLWMKSRITADTSLAPAVAPLKARFAGKRIIAVTAHRRENFGQGMRNIASALAELANRDDVAIIYPVHPNPNVGGVMHAMLDGNANIALIEPLDYPNFVAMMEASDLILTDSGGVQEEAPSLGKPVLVMRDTTERPEGIAAGTAKLVATDPARILAEATRLLDDPAAYEAMSRAHNPYGDGKAAMRIAEAIAERHQAQPSRLSA
- the wecC gene encoding UDP-N-acetyl-D-mannosamine dehydrogenase, giving the protein MEAVIKTWPEPAYDHQVAVIGLGYIGLPTAAVLASYGWSVCGVDVSQRVVETVNSGGVHIEERDLDRLVHEAVDADRLVASTTVPRAHFYMIAVPTPLAPGAKPDISFVEAAARAIAPALSKGACVIVESTSPIGTTERVGEIISEMRPDLAVPSFGDDSSGDIALAYCPERVLPGKIVTELVSNDRVIGGVTEACAEKAATLYRSFVKGECLVTNARVAETVKLVENSFRDVNIAFANELSMVADEIGIDVWDVIRLANRHPRVNILQPGPGVGGHCIAVDPWFLVASAPKQARLIRTAREVNDHKAHHTADRIRALMAAAPEAKVALLGLAFKPNIDDFRESPALEIALEIAQDEGERLLIVEPYADELPRGFDGSGATKTSLDTALDDAGIVVILVDHDGFKHLDLASLAGKMVYDTRGMLKD